A single genomic interval of Mucilaginibacter robiniae harbors:
- a CDS encoding redoxin domain-containing protein, translating to MGPASESEIKAARSTLESNFNDAKAHRNYIYVMGLNNPLLIAQYRIWMKKYPQNVNFPLAIGTFYHNAEMPQAKEFLLKAAELEPQNADIWSMLANDAGRWGQDDLSTAYLRKAMLADTANATYAASYLFALKNGDPDYRQKVFDFVKRFPASEQGAQALYWLADRDTSLNDRIQDYEQLRQTYPPQKFRWSSSGMIGLADAYLQTNPEKALTLSNEMGEEKEWQIRKQLAESLIQINQLEQSQSYKEAASKADQIKLPSFNYLNDFVALKKADLLAKAGDVKAAYDSLATKYAKLPTYPLYTALTGYAQSLGKNKKQMLKDVETIRHHTAVSAYPFELDLYTSKGKLNLHDLKGKVVLLTFWFPGCSPCRAEFPHFQSVINKFKGKDVVYVGINVDPEQDPYVLPLLKNSNYSFIPLRGSSEFARKNYGVQGEPENFLIDQDGKIIFKDFRIDNSNHRTLELMISSLLQKG from the coding sequence ATGGGACCTGCATCAGAAAGTGAAATTAAAGCAGCTCGGTCAACACTAGAATCAAACTTTAACGATGCAAAAGCCCATAGAAACTATATCTACGTAATGGGGTTGAACAATCCACTTCTTATTGCGCAGTATAGGATATGGATGAAGAAATACCCACAAAATGTAAACTTCCCTTTGGCCATCGGCACCTTTTATCATAATGCCGAAATGCCACAAGCAAAAGAGTTTTTGCTCAAAGCCGCCGAACTGGAACCCCAAAATGCCGACATATGGTCTATGCTTGCTAATGATGCAGGCAGGTGGGGACAAGATGACCTCTCTACAGCGTATTTAAGAAAAGCCATGTTAGCCGACACTGCAAATGCTACTTACGCAGCCTCCTACTTATTTGCTTTAAAAAATGGCGATCCTGATTACAGGCAAAAGGTGTTTGATTTTGTAAAACGGTTCCCAGCAAGTGAACAAGGTGCTCAAGCCTTGTATTGGTTAGCCGATCGTGATACCAGCCTTAATGACAGGATTCAGGATTATGAGCAATTGCGCCAAACCTATCCCCCACAAAAATTCAGATGGTCATCATCCGGAATGATCGGGTTAGCCGATGCGTACCTGCAAACCAATCCCGAAAAAGCTCTGACACTCAGCAACGAAATGGGTGAGGAAAAGGAATGGCAAATCAGAAAACAGCTAGCTGAATCATTAATCCAGATTAATCAACTAGAACAAAGCCAAAGCTATAAAGAGGCTGCCAGCAAAGCAGACCAAATTAAACTGCCTTCATTTAATTACCTCAACGACTTTGTAGCACTCAAAAAAGCTGATTTGCTAGCCAAAGCCGGAGATGTTAAAGCGGCTTACGATAGCCTGGCTACAAAATATGCAAAACTTCCTACTTATCCACTTTATACAGCACTAACAGGTTATGCCCAATCATTAGGCAAAAACAAAAAGCAGATGTTGAAGGATGTTGAAACCATTAGACATCACACAGCAGTTTCGGCTTATCCATTTGAGCTAGATCTTTATACCAGTAAGGGTAAGCTAAATTTACATGACCTGAAAGGTAAAGTTGTATTGCTTACCTTCTGGTTTCCGGGCTGCAGCCCTTGCCGCGCCGAGTTTCCGCACTTTCAATCGGTAATCAATAAATTTAAAGGTAAAGATGTAGTGTATGTAGGCATTAATGTAGATCCTGAACAAGACCCTTACGTACTGCCTTTATTGAAAAATAGCAATTATTCATTTATCCCGTTACGGGGCAGCTCAGAATTTGCTCGTAAAAACTATGGCGTACAAGGTGAACCTGAAAACTTCCTGATAGATCAAGACGGAAAAATCATTTTCAAAGATTTCAGGATTGACAACAGTAACCATCGTACGCTGGAACTCATGATCTCTTCCCTATTGCAAAAAGGCTAG
- a CDS encoding serine hydrolase domain-containing protein, which translates to MKLKTFTLLLLVQLGLLATSAKAQQLSTSDSIDAFVKAKMQQRHIPALQLAVVRGGKIVKDTTFGTANLEYNIKATHQTIFSVNSITKAFVGIAVMQLAEEQKLKVTDPLSRYLDSLPDTWKNITLQQVLTHTSGLPDLIDAEEQVIGHNDEQEAMQKVKALPIEFKPGEKFRYNQTGYVLLGQIIIKLSGMHFTRFIEERQFKVADMKLTRFGDSYDVIPNYAGAYTLTKQVGDHFVRNSTPGQAYMQFPVFFRTAAGIQSTATDLANWIIALKSGKLLKQPSSLDKLWAPAILNNGKIGGFNRLTNGYALGWPTITREEHPAVGPVGGGRSALFVYLKDDLSIIVLTNLLQGNPDQFIDEIAGYYIPEMHEANGFGLPKNLKELRVALLKQGFDQAITVAARLRKNDPSFNLNENELNGWGYQLLAQKNLPAALAIFKLTVSLYPQSANAYDSLAEMLEVVDSHTEALVNYKKSLALDPQNKHAANRIQALTTR; encoded by the coding sequence ATGAAACTTAAAACTTTTACGCTGCTATTGCTTGTTCAACTTGGCCTATTGGCTACCTCTGCTAAAGCGCAACAACTTTCCACTTCTGATAGTATAGATGCTTTTGTAAAAGCAAAAATGCAGCAGCGCCATATTCCAGCTTTACAGTTAGCTGTGGTGCGTGGAGGTAAAATTGTTAAGGATACCACCTTTGGCACAGCTAACCTGGAATATAATATCAAAGCAACCCACCAGACCATATTTTCTGTTAACTCTATCACCAAGGCTTTTGTAGGCATTGCCGTAATGCAATTAGCAGAAGAGCAGAAATTGAAAGTTACAGACCCACTATCCCGCTACCTGGATAGCCTGCCTGATACCTGGAAAAATATTACCCTGCAACAGGTACTCACTCATACCTCGGGCCTACCAGATTTGATAGATGCTGAAGAACAAGTAATAGGCCATAACGATGAGCAGGAAGCCATGCAAAAAGTAAAAGCGCTGCCTATAGAATTTAAACCCGGTGAAAAGTTTCGTTACAACCAAACGGGTTATGTGCTGCTAGGGCAAATTATTATTAAACTGAGTGGTATGCATTTTACCCGTTTTATTGAAGAACGGCAGTTTAAAGTAGCAGACATGAAGCTAACCCGCTTTGGCGATTCTTATGATGTAATACCTAACTATGCAGGCGCTTACACCCTAACCAAGCAGGTAGGCGACCACTTTGTGCGAAACAGTACACCGGGTCAGGCTTATATGCAATTCCCTGTATTTTTCAGAACGGCAGCAGGTATCCAATCTACCGCCACTGATTTGGCTAACTGGATAATTGCATTAAAAAGCGGAAAGCTGCTCAAGCAGCCATCCAGCCTGGATAAGCTATGGGCACCGGCTATTCTTAACAATGGTAAAATTGGCGGCTTCAATCGGTTAACGAACGGCTATGCACTTGGCTGGCCAACCATAACCCGTGAGGAACACCCTGCAGTAGGCCCCGTGGGAGGTGGCAGATCAGCCCTGTTTGTATATTTAAAAGATGATCTTTCCATTATTGTGCTGACCAATTTACTGCAAGGCAACCCAGACCAGTTTATCGACGAGATTGCGGGTTATTACATCCCTGAAATGCATGAAGCTAATGGTTTTGGCTTGCCTAAAAACTTAAAAGAATTAAGAGTTGCGTTATTGAAACAGGGCTTTGATCAGGCTATAACAGTAGCAGCACGATTAAGAAAGAATGATCCTTCTTTTAACCTGAACGAAAACGAACTTAACGGCTGGGGTTATCAGCTTTTGGCTCAAAAGAATTTACCAGCAGCATTAGCTATCTTCAAACTGACTGTTTCATTATATCCGCAAAGCGCAAACGCGTATGATAGCTTGGCAGAAATGCTGGAAGTTGTGGATAGCCACACAGAAGCACTTGTTAATTATAAGAAGTCGTTGGCACTGGATCCGCAAAATAAGCATGCGGCTAACCGGATACAAGCACTTACAACCAGATAA
- a CDS encoding NADP-dependent oxidoreductase: MKAIRVHEFGGPEVMKLDEVERPVPATDEILIKMYATSVNPADYIIRQGGNEVLRSYLKLPLGLGLDAAGVVEESGSEIINFKKGDKVYGVPNFPGDGSYAEYIAAKASQFSLMPHHITFNEAGALPSCALIAWNGIVDLGKVQPEQRVLIHGAAGGVGNLAVQFAKAMGAYVIGTASAYNFDFLKELGADEVIDYNKQHFEELLHDIDVIFNASPVRDNNVRLKSVNVMKEGGIFVCTHLDQPLTDDFLNALAQKNATGTLVGGGNVTTYTSSLSGTTQFINEGKVKAVVSKVYPLEQVADAHRESETKHVRGKIVLEIRKEN, from the coding sequence ATGAAAGCAATAAGAGTTCATGAATTTGGTGGTCCGGAAGTAATGAAACTGGATGAAGTGGAACGCCCTGTTCCGGCAACCGATGAAATCCTGATAAAAATGTATGCGACTAGTGTTAATCCTGCTGATTACATTATCCGCCAGGGCGGCAACGAGGTTTTACGATCTTACTTGAAGTTACCTTTGGGCTTAGGTTTGGATGCGGCAGGTGTAGTGGAGGAAAGCGGCAGTGAAATAATTAATTTTAAAAAAGGCGACAAAGTATATGGAGTTCCAAACTTTCCGGGCGATGGAAGTTATGCTGAATATATTGCAGCAAAGGCCAGCCAGTTTTCTTTAATGCCACACCATATCACTTTTAACGAGGCAGGTGCACTTCCTTCATGTGCGCTTATTGCCTGGAATGGTATAGTAGATTTGGGTAAGGTACAACCGGAACAGCGTGTGCTGATTCATGGTGCGGCTGGTGGCGTAGGCAACCTGGCAGTACAGTTTGCTAAAGCTATGGGTGCGTATGTGATAGGAACAGCATCAGCTTACAACTTTGATTTTTTGAAAGAGTTAGGTGCTGACGAGGTAATTGATTACAACAAACAGCATTTTGAAGAACTACTGCATGATATAGATGTAATATTTAACGCTTCGCCCGTTCGGGATAATAACGTTAGATTAAAGTCGGTTAACGTAATGAAAGAAGGTGGTATTTTTGTATGTACTCATCTGGATCAGCCCCTTACAGATGATTTTTTGAATGCACTTGCCCAAAAGAACGCTACCGGAACTTTAGTTGGCGGAGGTAACGTAACTACTTACACTTCCTCACTAAGTGGTACTACTCAATTCATTAACGAGGGTAAAGTAAAAGCCGTAGTGAGCAAAGTGTACCCGTTGGAACAAGTGGCAGATGCCCACCGCGAAAGCGAAACAAAACACGTGCGTGGCAAAATTGTATTGGAAATAAGAAAGGAAAATTAA
- a CDS encoding SDR family oxidoreductase, translating to MNNKQNQTTDLTGKRALVTGGTKGIGKAIADELARAGAQVIVSARNHPGDGNTEHYFIAADLTKPEQVTKMGQEIMEQFQGIDILINNVGGLTTPPGGFSTLTDEHWESELQLNLLSAIRLDKILLPQMIEQQSGVIIHISSVSGRQPLWNLNMAYAVSKAALNSYSKALATELATKGIRVLTVSPGATKTPPMEKFIQDYATSTGINIEEAFKQLLAQTGGIPMGRMAEPEEVASLVHFLVSPSAAYLTGTNYAIDGGSLPVV from the coding sequence ATGAACAACAAACAAAATCAAACAACAGATCTTACCGGCAAGAGAGCGCTGGTAACCGGCGGCACCAAAGGTATTGGCAAAGCCATTGCAGACGAGTTAGCACGAGCTGGTGCACAAGTCATTGTTTCGGCCAGAAACCATCCTGGAGATGGCAATACAGAGCATTATTTTATAGCTGCAGATTTAACTAAGCCCGAACAGGTTACTAAAATGGGGCAGGAAATCATGGAGCAATTTCAGGGCATTGATATTTTGATTAATAATGTGGGTGGCTTAACTACCCCTCCGGGCGGCTTCAGTACCTTAACCGACGAACATTGGGAAAGCGAACTACAACTGAACCTGCTATCTGCTATCAGATTAGACAAAATATTACTTCCACAAATGATTGAACAGCAAAGCGGTGTTATTATTCACATTTCTTCTGTATCAGGCAGGCAGCCTTTATGGAATCTGAATATGGCTTATGCGGTTTCCAAAGCTGCTTTGAATAGTTATAGCAAGGCATTAGCAACTGAGCTGGCCACTAAAGGCATACGTGTGCTAACTGTATCGCCCGGAGCAACTAAAACCCCGCCTATGGAAAAATTCATTCAGGATTATGCAACTTCAACCGGAATTAATATTGAAGAAGCATTTAAGCAATTACTTGCGCAAACTGGCGGCATCCCTATGGGCAGAATGGCAGAGCCGGAAGAAGTTGCTTCTTTGGTTCATTTCTTGGTATCTCCATCAGCAGCTTACCTGACCGGAACAAACTATGCCATTGATGGTGGTTCTTTGCCTGTCGTATAA
- a CDS encoding helix-turn-helix domain-containing protein, which translates to MKRFKTISEFLQFRQMPKPEHPLISVLKIESVESLKLSEPTSWCYDFYCIALKRVANANEVKLKYSQQTYDYNEGILSFVSPNQVLSLSIDKNTVQLKQSGWLLLIHPDFLWHTPLAQTIKQYDFWNYSVNEALFLSDKEEALLVNLIKNMEQEYHSNIDKFSKSIIISHLETLLNYADRFYHRQFITREKSSHQILERLENLLIDYFDSDDLTLKGLPTVGHIAQSLNLSPKYLSSLLKVLTGQNTQQHIHEKLIEKAKEKLSTTNLSISEIAYELGFEHLQSFSKLFKTKTEISPLEFRQSFN; encoded by the coding sequence GTGAAACGTTTTAAAACTATCAGCGAGTTTCTGCAGTTCAGGCAGATGCCCAAACCTGAGCATCCTTTAATTAGTGTGCTTAAGATAGAGTCTGTTGAAAGTTTAAAACTGAGTGAGCCTACGTCCTGGTGTTATGATTTTTATTGCATTGCCCTGAAAAGAGTAGCAAATGCTAACGAAGTCAAATTGAAATACAGTCAGCAAACGTATGACTATAATGAAGGCATTCTGTCGTTTGTATCGCCTAACCAAGTACTAAGCCTTTCTATTGACAAAAACACTGTACAACTTAAACAATCAGGATGGCTGCTACTCATCCATCCTGATTTTCTTTGGCATACCCCGTTAGCCCAAACCATTAAACAATATGATTTCTGGAACTACTCGGTAAACGAAGCTCTATTCCTATCCGATAAAGAAGAGGCCTTGCTTGTTAATCTTATTAAAAACATGGAGCAGGAGTACCATTCCAACATCGATAAGTTCAGCAAAAGCATTATCATTTCACATCTGGAAACCCTGCTTAACTATGCCGATCGGTTTTATCACCGGCAATTTATTACCCGGGAAAAATCTAGTCATCAAATACTGGAACGTTTGGAAAATTTATTAATTGATTATTTTGATAGTGATGATTTAACTTTAAAAGGCTTACCTACCGTTGGGCATATTGCACAATCTTTAAATTTATCACCCAAATACTTAAGCAGTTTGCTAAAAGTATTAACCGGACAAAATACCCAGCAGCACATTCACGAAAAGCTGATTGAAAAAGCTAAAGAGAAATTGTCAACCACCAATTTGTCTATAAGTGAAATTGCTTATGAATTAGGGTTCGAACACCTGCAATCGTTCAGTAAGCTGTTTAAAACCAAAACAGAAATATCACCGCTGGAGTTCAGGCAGTCTTTTAACTAG
- a CDS encoding TetR/AcrR family transcriptional regulator, which translates to MARNVEFNEEEAIQKAMEVFWEKGYNGASLRDLTDAMKINNSSLYNTIGDKQELFVRCVQHYTEIRKKDMQKRLAVQKSPFCILVDYIHDAVTTIISEVHSCMAVKTAFEVATNDQRVKDILKADSDYAYHFLYSLIKSAMEQGEISSDEDPELLADYFISTWTGWYESYILHRDPVKIKKMAQYFIKQLTK; encoded by the coding sequence ATGGCAAGAAACGTCGAGTTTAATGAAGAAGAAGCCATCCAAAAAGCAATGGAAGTTTTTTGGGAGAAAGGCTATAATGGAGCTTCTCTTCGCGACTTGACTGATGCCATGAAAATTAACAACAGCAGCTTGTATAATACGATTGGTGATAAACAAGAACTGTTTGTAAGGTGTGTTCAGCACTATACTGAGATCAGGAAAAAAGACATGCAGAAACGGTTGGCAGTTCAAAAATCACCTTTTTGTATTTTGGTTGATTACATCCATGACGCGGTTACGACCATCATCAGTGAGGTTCATAGTTGCATGGCTGTAAAAACGGCTTTTGAAGTAGCTACTAACGACCAAAGAGTAAAGGACATTTTAAAAGCCGACAGCGACTATGCCTACCATTTCCTATACTCCCTAATTAAAAGTGCTATGGAGCAAGGTGAAATTTCATCTGACGAAGATCCGGAGCTTTTAGCCGACTATTTTATCAGTACCTGGACGGGATGGTATGAATCTTATATTCTACACAGAGATCCAGTGAAGATTAAGAAAATGGCCCAATATTTTATCAAACAACTAACTAAATAA
- a CDS encoding ATP-binding protein has product MKELKPAGTYLSVLTILLGVCGLAGWLLDLPVLYGFLSKSASMKFNTALVTLLLGVATLCYQLGYKQSSRILGSIVLLFSLSILSGYVFSIDLNIDQWVVGDQFTNTQQAPPGRMSAFTATCFLLVSFGMELFASKKPSAAQSILTLCFLLVYSASIGLLLNISGLFQFGQYSAIAFPTTLGLLSATLGLLYTSKYQGWLSEAFSRHSASVPVRFAVLYFLILLPIIIAGFIWILKHTTVTPEYAMVVLMLGAAVLTLPWAFLILRKLNRSDDRLHSLIEELQKSRKKLNEKNQELTFVNQELDSLLHIVSHDLRTPLMSLEGSLELLHRRLENKVEDKDRQLFTIPGKSIKRLRNTIEHLGQIIKSQKLNAEGAEEVDLCALVDDIRAELSETLQSTGGRITTQVDDCQIFYKRVHLRSILQNLITNAIKFRHPDRAPIVHIQASPTKDGVQIAITDNGLGIPQKDLPDLFHKYRRFHQHVEGTGVGLYLVQQLIGIKGGTIEVKSQEGAGTTFTLFLPV; this is encoded by the coding sequence GTGAAAGAACTTAAACCAGCGGGTACTTACTTATCTGTATTAACCATTTTATTGGGTGTATGCGGGCTTGCCGGCTGGTTGCTGGATTTGCCGGTACTGTATGGGTTTTTGTCCAAAAGTGCGTCTATGAAGTTTAACACGGCTTTAGTTACCTTACTGTTGGGGGTAGCCACGCTTTGTTATCAGTTAGGTTACAAACAAAGTTCGCGGATATTAGGTTCAATCGTTCTCCTGTTTAGCCTGTCAATCTTATCAGGATATGTTTTTTCCATCGACCTGAATATTGACCAATGGGTAGTAGGAGACCAATTCACCAATACGCAGCAGGCGCCTCCGGGAAGAATGTCGGCTTTTACGGCAACTTGCTTTTTACTGGTAAGCTTTGGTATGGAACTATTTGCTTCCAAAAAACCATCGGCAGCGCAAAGCATACTTACGCTTTGCTTTTTACTGGTATATAGCGCATCAATAGGTTTGCTACTTAATATTAGCGGTTTGTTTCAGTTTGGCCAGTATTCGGCTATTGCTTTTCCAACAACTTTAGGATTACTGAGTGCTACTTTAGGCTTGCTGTACACCAGTAAATATCAAGGCTGGCTTAGCGAAGCCTTTTCCAGGCATTCAGCATCTGTTCCCGTACGCTTTGCGGTTTTGTATTTCCTGATCTTATTGCCCATTATTATAGCCGGGTTTATATGGATACTTAAGCACACCACAGTTACTCCTGAGTATGCTATGGTGGTACTGATGCTGGGAGCTGCCGTTTTAACCTTGCCCTGGGCCTTTCTGATATTGAGAAAACTAAACAGGTCGGATGACCGACTGCATAGTTTGATTGAAGAGTTGCAAAAAAGTCGTAAAAAACTGAATGAAAAAAACCAGGAACTCACTTTTGTTAATCAGGAACTTGATAGCTTGCTCCATATTGTTAGCCATGACCTCCGGACACCGTTGATGAGCCTAGAGGGTTCTCTTGAGTTGTTGCACCGTCGCCTTGAAAACAAGGTTGAAGATAAAGACAGGCAGCTATTCACCATTCCGGGTAAATCCATTAAAAGGCTAAGGAATACAATTGAACATTTGGGCCAGATTATTAAATCGCAAAAGTTAAATGCCGAGGGCGCTGAAGAGGTTGATTTGTGTGCTTTGGTGGATGATATCCGTGCAGAACTGTCGGAAACACTGCAAAGTACCGGAGGTCGCATTACAACTCAAGTTGATGATTGCCAAATATTTTACAAGCGAGTTCATTTAAGAAGTATTCTGCAGAATTTAATTACCAATGCTATAAAGTTCAGGCACCCCGACCGGGCACCTATTGTGCATATACAGGCAAGCCCCACAAAAGATGGTGTGCAAATTGCCATAACGGATAATGGACTAGGCATACCTCAGAAAGATTTACCAGACCTGTTCCACAAATACCGTCGTTTTCATCAGCATGTAGAAGGTACCGGGGTAGGGTTGTACCTGGTTCAACAATTGATTGGTATTAAAGGCGGAACTATAGAGGTGAAAAGCCAGGAAGGTGCAGGTACTACCTTTACGCTTTTCTTGCCTGTTTAG
- a CDS encoding HopJ type III effector protein: protein MREQLTTLLAGLKNHSVLFADVIQFIETYYQHQPTAFKNGEAYNEATQNQGSAKIFAFAQLNNLSAEDTLLLFAEHYQSVLNHPTGTDHQNIRQFMAQGWLGVVFEGQALQPK from the coding sequence ATGAGAGAACAATTAACTACTTTGCTGGCAGGTTTAAAAAATCATTCCGTGTTGTTTGCTGACGTAATTCAGTTTATAGAGACCTACTATCAGCACCAGCCTACCGCATTTAAAAATGGCGAGGCATACAACGAAGCAACCCAGAACCAAGGCAGTGCCAAGATTTTTGCTTTTGCGCAACTCAACAACCTGAGCGCAGAAGATACCTTGTTACTATTTGCAGAACATTACCAATCCGTATTGAATCATCCTACCGGAACCGACCACCAGAACATTCGGCAATTTATGGCTCAGGGCTGGTTAGGCGTTGTTTTTGAAGGTCAGGCTTTGCAACCTAAATAA
- a CDS encoding nuclear transport factor 2 family protein — protein MESQYWPMIKKAYSGFNNRDIDSVFSVMDAHVHWPKAFEGGYVIGYDAVRAYWTRQWSEINPKVEPRSITERPDGKVEVLVDQLVKDLDGNIVFDGTTKHVYSFINNLIVSMDIEAS, from the coding sequence ATGGAATCACAATACTGGCCTATGATCAAAAAGGCTTACAGCGGATTTAATAATAGAGATATTGACAGCGTATTCTCGGTTATGGATGCTCATGTACATTGGCCAAAAGCTTTTGAAGGAGGTTATGTAATCGGTTATGATGCGGTAAGAGCATATTGGACAAGACAATGGAGTGAGATAAACCCTAAGGTTGAGCCAAGATCTATTACGGAACGTCCAGACGGGAAAGTTGAAGTTCTGGTTGATCAACTTGTAAAAGACTTAGATGGCAATATCGTATTTGACGGAACAACAAAGCACGTATATTCTTTCATCAACAACCTCATTGTCAGTATGGATATTGAAGCGAGCTAA